The following are encoded in a window of Magnolia sinica isolate HGM2019 chromosome 11, MsV1, whole genome shotgun sequence genomic DNA:
- the LOC131218552 gene encoding pentatricopeptide repeat-containing protein At2g01390, whose amino-acid sequence MPITHGFRGFIRIKMLFFHYMCAYKLSSCSKTYFSGIHSLHHFKNKKPIKPTKKKIGRSTKDRGKRVDKEPKVYMRNTIENISKILRFSTWDSARERLESLPIKWDSYTINQVLKTHPPMEKAWLFFNWASHLGGFKHDQFTYTTMLDIFGEAGRIPSMKFIFQQMQEKGIKIDAVTYTSLMHWLSKDGDVDGSFKMWEEMKAMGFRPTVVSYTAFMKVLFDNNRPKEAAEVYKEMLESRCSPNCYTYTVLIEHLAGVGKFKGALEIFDKMQEAGIQPDKPLCNIFIQKCSAAGEMSAMAQILQHMKENSLVLRYPIYLEALHALKAAGESDHLLREVNPHLAFEGIDEEKSETVVTTANFHYQIDRGIVLNLLGRRNFVATENMLAGMISRKTRLDSDLISDVIRANCANSRPSGALMAYEYSIKTGIKLERDAYVALVGLFIRTSSFQKVLEIVECMVRAGITLGVYLVSILIYKLGCAGMPTSAAKIFNSFPNDQNTTTYSALIAAYVQSQDIDKGLEVYTDMKRRGVRPSSGTYRVLIAGLEEAGRANEAEVFRKQMKGIRGDGYTRDVVSIEERLSNLLFDRG is encoded by the exons ATGCCAATTACTCATGGATTCCGTGGATTTATCAGAATCAAGATGCTATTTTTTCATTATATGTGCGCTTATAAGCTTTCGAGTTGTTCAAAGACATATTTTAGTGGGATTCATTCACTTCACCATTTTAAAAACAAGAAACCCATCAAACCAACTAAGAAGAAGATTGGAAGATCTACCAAAGACCGTGGTAAGAGGGTGGATAAAGAGCCAAAAGTTTATATGAGGAATACAATAGAAAACATATCAAAGATTTTGAGGTTCTCAACATGGGATTCGGCTCGAGAGCGGCTAGAAAGCCTCCCAATAAAATGGGATTCCTATACAATCAACCAGGTGCTGAAAACCCACCCGCCCATGGAAAAGGCTTGGCTGTTTTTCAATTGGGCGTCCCATCTGGGTGGATTTAAGCATGACCAGTTCACTTATACAACGATGCTGGACATCTTTGGGGAAGCAGGGAGGATTCCATCGATGAAATTCATCTTTCAGCAGATGCAAGAGAAAGGTATAAAGATAGATGCAGTAACATACACTTCACTAATGCATTGGCTTTCGAAGGATGGAGATGTCGATGGATCATTTAAGATGTGGGAGGAGATGAAAGCTATGGGCTTTCGCCCGACGGTTGTGTCATATACTGCCTTTATGAAGGTTCTTTTTGATAATAACAGGCCAAAGGAGGCTGCTGAGGTTTACAAGGAGATGCTTGAATCGAGGTGTTCGCCAAATTGCTACACTTACACAGTTTTGATTGAGCATCTAGCTGGCGTTG GTAAATTCAAAGGAGCGCTTGAAATTTTTGACAAGATGCAAGAAGCAGGAATTCAACCCGACAAGCCCTTATGCAACATCTTCATCCAGAAATGCTCGGCAGCAGGAGAGATGTCAGCAATGGCTCAAATCCTTCAGCATATGAAAGAGAACTCACTTGTCCTTCGTTATCCCATATATCTGGAAGCCCTCCATGCGCTGAAAGCTGCTGGAGAGAGTGACCATCTCCTCCGAGAAGTCAATCCACATCTTGCATTTGAAGGCATTGATGAGGAGAAATCTGAAACCGTAGTAACTACTGCCAATTTTCACTACCAAATTGACAGAGGCATCGTTCTAAATCTTCTGGGGAGGCGGAATTTCGTTGCAACTGAAAACATGCTTGCTGGAATGATTTCTAGGAAAACCCGTTTGGATTCTGACCTCATCTCTGATGTCATTCGAGCGAATTGTGCAAATAGTAGACCTTCTGGTGCTCTGATGGCGTATGAGTATAGTATAAAAACAGGCATAAAGCTCGAGAGAGATGCATATGTTGCTCTCGTAGGCCTCTTCATTCGAACTAGTTCATTTCAAAAGGTCTTGGAGATTGTCGAATGCATGGTTAGAGCAGGGATCACGCTCGGGGTGTATTTAGTTTCCATCTTGATTTACAAGCTTGGATGTGCTGGAATGCCCACATCTGCTGCGAAGATCTTCAATTCCTTTCCCAATGACCAGAACACTACCACTTATTCAGCTCTGATTGCTGCCTATGTTCAATCACAGGACATTGATAAAGGGCTTGAGGTCTACACGGACATGAAAAGGAGGGGGGTCCGCCCCTCGTCTGGCACATATAGAGTTCTGATAGCTGGTCTCGAGGAAGCTGGCAGAGCCAATGAAGCAGAAGTTTTTAGGAAGCAAATGAAGGGCATACGAGGCGATGGCTATACCAGAGATGTCGTTTCTATAGAAGAAAGATTATCTAACCTTCTCTTTGATAGGGGTTGA